One window from the genome of Streptomyces sp. NBC_00708 encodes:
- a CDS encoding SRPBCC family protein gives MAVFRIERFTSLPAAESWRRVTDWERHAAQVPLTVITVPTGLPTRVGTVFVARTGVGPLAFDDPMEVVRWSPPAGSRAGMCRLEKRGRVVRGRASIDVYPNRAGSHVVWVEELSVRLLPRWADPVIAGAGKRVFGRVLDSMLDRPAPRFGRDA, from the coding sequence GTGGCCGTCTTCCGGATCGAGCGTTTCACCTCGTTGCCCGCAGCCGAGTCCTGGCGCCGGGTGACGGACTGGGAGCGGCATGCCGCGCAGGTGCCGCTGACCGTGATCACGGTGCCGACCGGGCTGCCGACCCGGGTCGGAACGGTCTTCGTGGCGCGTACCGGCGTGGGTCCGCTGGCGTTCGACGATCCGATGGAAGTGGTCCGGTGGTCCCCGCCCGCCGGGAGCCGGGCGGGGATGTGCCGGCTGGAGAAGCGCGGCCGGGTGGTGCGGGGCCGGGCGTCGATCGATGTGTATCCGAACCGGGCCGGCTCCCATGTGGTGTGGGTGGAGGAGCTGTCCGTACGCCTGCTGCCCCGCTGGGCCGACCCGGTGATCGCCGGTGCGGGCAAACGGGTCTTCGGCCGGGTCCTGGACTCCATGCTGGACCGCCCGGCGCCGCGGTTCGGCCGAGACGCCTGA
- a CDS encoding DUF4865 family protein yields MHAMQYEITLPADYDMGVIRHRVATRGHLLDDFPGLGLKAYLIRERGEDSPVNQYAPFYLWTRPEGMNAFLWGSGFQGIVQDFGRPVVQHWTGLAYEGGSASGALPRTATRHRSSVPQSVAPADAVEAALEESRRLAKTPGAVATALAADPRHWELLHFTLWDDLAPKAPGERYQVLHLSSPEQDRIGEGRQW; encoded by the coding sequence ATGCATGCCATGCAGTACGAGATCACCCTGCCCGCCGACTACGACATGGGCGTCATCCGCCACCGGGTGGCGACCCGGGGCCACCTCCTGGACGACTTCCCCGGGCTCGGCCTCAAGGCGTATCTCATACGGGAGCGGGGCGAGGACTCCCCCGTCAACCAGTACGCCCCGTTCTACCTGTGGACGCGGCCCGAAGGCATGAACGCCTTCCTCTGGGGCTCCGGATTCCAGGGCATAGTCCAGGACTTCGGCCGCCCGGTCGTCCAGCACTGGACCGGGCTCGCGTACGAGGGGGGCTCCGCGTCGGGCGCACTCCCCCGCACGGCCACCCGCCACCGCTCGTCCGTGCCGCAGTCGGTCGCCCCGGCGGACGCGGTGGAAGCGGCGCTGGAGGAGAGCCGGAGGCTCGCGAAGACCCCCGGCGCGGTCGCCACGGCCCTGGCCGCCGATCCCCGGCACTGGGAACTGCTCCACTTCACGCTCTGGGACGACCTCGCCCCGAAGGCACCGGGCGAGCGCTACCAGGTGCTCCACCTCAGCAGCCCCGAGCAGGACCGGATCGGGGAGGGACGCCAGTGGTAG
- a CDS encoding DeoR/GlpR family DNA-binding transcription regulator, with product MSENQNLLAEQRRALILDEVRRRGGVRVNELTRKLNVSDMTVRRDLDALARQGVIEKVHGGAVPVVEASTHEPGFEAKSTLELTAKEDIARAAAAMAVPGSAIALSGGTTTYALAQHLLDVPDLTVVTNSVRVADVFHAAQRPGAPGGRPGAATVVLTGGVRTPSDSLVGPVADRAIAALHFDVLFLGVHGISVEAGLSTPNLAEAETNRRFVQSARRVVVVADHTKWGTVGLSSFAALDEVSTLVTDAGLPAGARAEIEEHLPGLLVAGGDDGPAEG from the coding sequence TTGAGCGAGAATCAGAATCTGCTCGCGGAGCAGCGGCGTGCGCTGATCCTCGACGAGGTGCGCCGGCGCGGCGGGGTGCGGGTCAACGAGCTGACCCGGAAGCTGAACGTCTCGGACATGACCGTCCGCCGGGATCTGGACGCGCTGGCCCGGCAGGGTGTGATCGAGAAGGTGCACGGCGGTGCCGTGCCGGTGGTCGAGGCGAGCACGCACGAGCCGGGTTTCGAGGCGAAGTCGACGCTGGAGCTGACCGCCAAGGAGGACATCGCCCGTGCCGCCGCCGCGATGGCCGTGCCCGGCAGCGCGATCGCCCTGTCCGGCGGTACCACGACGTACGCGCTGGCCCAGCATCTGCTGGACGTACCGGACCTGACGGTGGTGACGAACTCGGTACGGGTCGCGGACGTGTTCCACGCGGCACAGCGGCCCGGTGCGCCGGGCGGCCGTCCGGGGGCGGCGACGGTCGTCCTCACCGGCGGGGTGCGTACGCCGTCCGACTCGCTGGTCGGCCCGGTCGCCGACCGGGCGATCGCCGCGCTCCACTTCGATGTGCTCTTCCTCGGGGTCCACGGCATCTCGGTGGAGGCGGGGCTGTCCACACCGAACCTCGCGGAGGCGGAGACGAACCGCCGGTTCGTGCAGTCGGCGCGGCGGGTGGTGGTGGTCGCCGACCACACCAAGTGGGGCACGGTCGGTCTCAGCTCGTTCGCCGCGCTGGACGAGGTGAGCACGCTCGTCACGGACGCCGGCCTGCCGGCGGGCGCGCGGGCGGAGATCGAGGAGCACCTGCCCGGTCTGCTGGTCGCCGGCGGGGACGACGGGCCCGCCGAGGGCTGA
- a CDS encoding ATP-binding protein, which translates to MISEPSRHCTVELQALPSRIGQVRRIISAQLRYWHLDSLIDQTALGVTELLTNVHRHAQPDKSCTVEIELLLERLTVSVHDHDPRLPTVREADDSSTSGRGLALIAAVSESWGVRPRGGEGKAVWFTLPTPAPLAQPSHVLYGATTDGPFDLSGLKHLEGPSPSTTRSAAVG; encoded by the coding sequence GTGATCAGCGAGCCAAGCAGGCACTGCACGGTGGAGCTCCAGGCCCTGCCGTCGCGGATCGGTCAGGTCCGCAGAATCATCTCGGCGCAACTGCGCTACTGGCATCTCGATTCTCTGATCGACCAGACAGCGCTGGGCGTCACCGAGCTCCTCACCAACGTCCACCGGCACGCACAGCCGGACAAGTCATGCACCGTCGAGATCGAGTTGCTGCTCGAACGGCTCACGGTGTCCGTCCACGACCACGATCCACGGCTGCCGACCGTGCGCGAGGCCGACGACTCCAGTACCTCGGGGCGCGGGCTCGCACTGATCGCCGCGGTCAGCGAGAGCTGGGGAGTGCGCCCCCGGGGCGGGGAGGGGAAGGCCGTGTGGTTCACGCTGCCCACACCGGCCCCGCTCGCGCAGCCGTCGCACGTGCTGTACGGGGCGACGACCGACGGCCCCTTCGACCTGAGCGGCCTGAAGCACCTGGAGGGACCATCGCCCTCCACGACCCGGTCGGCCGCGGTGGGCTGA
- a CDS encoding cupin domain-containing protein, with protein sequence MRITRNRPDTQQGPAAHFNGTVWLDEIAAPEPPSRLRMFSVHFAPGGHTSWHTHPHGQVLHVTEGEGLVQRRGGPVETIRAGDTVWIEPDEWHWHGASPRTFMTHLAVVEAAEDGSTIHWHTDAGVAGYPAS encoded by the coding sequence ATGCGTATCACCAGGAACCGCCCGGACACCCAGCAGGGCCCGGCCGCCCACTTCAACGGCACCGTCTGGCTCGACGAGATCGCCGCACCCGAACCGCCCTCCCGGCTGCGGATGTTCAGCGTGCACTTCGCGCCGGGCGGCCACACCTCGTGGCACACCCACCCGCACGGCCAGGTTCTGCATGTCACCGAGGGCGAGGGCCTGGTGCAGCGCAGGGGCGGACCGGTCGAGACGATCCGGGCGGGCGACACCGTGTGGATCGAACCGGACGAATGGCACTGGCACGGAGCCTCACCGCGCACCTTCATGACCCATCTGGCCGTCGTCGAGGCGGCCGAGGACGGCAGCACCATCCACTGGCACACCGACGCCGGCGTCGCCGGCTACCCGGCTTCCTGA
- a CDS encoding PLP-dependent cysteine synthase family protein — MDTSEHGRGGAAAATVDIDRSDPAYRAWLKEAVRKVQADANRSADTHLLLFPLPESWGIDLYLKDESTHPTGSLKHRLARSLFLYGLCNGWIRPGKPVIEASSGSTAVSEAYFAKLIGVPFIAVMPRTTSPEKCRLIEFHGGRCHFVDDSRRMYEESSRLAAETGGHYMDQFTYAERATDWRGNNNIAESVYQQLRLERYPEPTWIVATAGTGGTSATIARYVHYMQHDTRICVPDPENSCFFDGWTHHDPHATSDCGSRIEGIGRPRMEPSFVPGAIDRMMKVPDAASIAAVRALERAIGRKAGGSTGTGLWSAFKLVAEMVAQGTRGSVVTLICDPGDRYLDKYYSDSWLTAQGLDIAPYTGTIDHFLATGSWPEG; from the coding sequence ATGGACACCAGTGAGCACGGGCGCGGCGGCGCAGCCGCGGCGACCGTCGACATCGACCGTTCCGACCCGGCCTACCGCGCCTGGCTCAAGGAGGCCGTCCGCAAGGTCCAGGCCGACGCCAACCGCTCGGCCGACACACATCTGCTGCTCTTCCCGCTGCCCGAGAGCTGGGGCATCGACCTCTACCTCAAGGACGAGTCGACGCACCCCACCGGCAGCCTCAAGCACCGGCTGGCGCGTTCGCTCTTCCTCTACGGGCTCTGCAACGGCTGGATCCGGCCGGGCAAACCGGTCATCGAGGCGTCGAGCGGTTCGACCGCCGTCTCGGAGGCGTACTTCGCCAAACTGATCGGGGTGCCGTTCATCGCCGTGATGCCCCGCACCACCAGCCCGGAGAAGTGCCGGCTCATCGAATTCCACGGCGGGCGCTGCCACTTCGTCGACGACTCGCGCCGGATGTACGAGGAGTCGTCGCGGCTCGCCGCGGAGACCGGCGGCCACTACATGGACCAGTTCACCTACGCCGAGCGGGCCACCGACTGGCGCGGCAACAACAACATCGCGGAGTCGGTCTACCAGCAGCTGAGGCTCGAACGGTATCCGGAGCCCACCTGGATCGTCGCCACCGCCGGCACCGGCGGCACCTCGGCGACCATCGCGCGCTATGTGCACTACATGCAGCACGACACCAGGATCTGCGTGCCCGACCCGGAGAACTCCTGTTTCTTCGACGGCTGGACCCATCACGACCCGCACGCCACCAGCGACTGCGGCTCCCGCATCGAAGGCATCGGCCGGCCGCGCATGGAACCGAGCTTCGTGCCCGGCGCGATCGACCGGATGATGAAGGTCCCGGACGCGGCGAGCATCGCGGCCGTACGCGCCCTGGAGCGGGCCATCGGGCGCAAGGCGGGCGGGTCCACCGGGACCGGGCTGTGGAGCGCGTTCAAACTGGTCGCCGAAATGGTCGCCCAGGGCACCCGGGGCAGTGTCGTCACCCTGATCTGCGACCCCGGCGACCGCTACCTGGACAAGTACTACTCCGACTCCTGGCTGACCGCGCAGGGCCTCGATATCGCCCCGTACACCGGGACCATCGACCACTTCCTGGCGACCGGCAGCTGGCCGGAGGGATAA
- a CDS encoding TetR/AcrR family transcriptional regulator translates to MSTPDRLIEATRELLWERGYVGTSPKAIQQHAHAGQGSMYHHFTGKPDLALTAIRRTADELRETAGRVLDTPGSAYERISAYLLRERDVLRGCPVGRLTMDPEIIASDELREPVDETIAWLRGRLAALVREGVEAGEFAPGVVPEDIAATVVATVQGGYVLARAAGSTDAFDAGVRGLLTLLAPPA, encoded by the coding sequence ATGAGTACTCCGGACCGTCTGATCGAAGCCACTCGGGAGCTCCTGTGGGAGCGCGGTTACGTGGGCACGAGCCCCAAGGCCATCCAGCAGCACGCCCATGCGGGCCAGGGCAGCATGTACCACCACTTCACCGGCAAGCCCGACCTGGCGCTGACCGCCATTCGCCGTACGGCCGACGAGCTGCGGGAGACCGCGGGCCGGGTGCTCGACACGCCCGGGTCGGCGTACGAGCGGATCTCGGCCTACCTGCTCCGCGAGCGCGACGTCCTGCGCGGCTGCCCGGTGGGGCGGCTGACGATGGACCCGGAGATCATCGCGAGCGATGAGCTGCGGGAGCCGGTCGACGAGACGATCGCCTGGCTGCGCGGCAGGCTCGCCGCCCTCGTCCGCGAGGGCGTCGAAGCGGGCGAGTTCGCCCCCGGCGTCGTGCCCGAGGACATCGCCGCGACGGTCGTCGCGACCGTGCAGGGCGGCTATGTGCTGGCCCGCGCCGCGGGATCGACGGACGCCTTCGACGCGGGCGTCCGCGGACTGCTCACCCTGCTCGCCCCGCCCGCCTGA